One genomic segment of Vespa crabro chromosome 3, iyVesCrab1.2, whole genome shotgun sequence includes these proteins:
- the LOC124423074 gene encoding septin-7-like isoform X6, whose protein sequence is MEQSDIRSYNINSKSDETRPRRSTGSSRPWHISYWSRAFRRFRRIQIQAKRELFFKGDSTGIISSPSVPSVPPPQPPGQASSSASSLTTTSGNTTTSISTTTTNNSSGTTNLVNSTSSNVNSSNNNNNNNNNNSSTSVQSTSSISSSSSSSLSTTASIYTGGVNASHASHATSSSIPPTAKMRLPLSSSSTSTSTSSSSSTTTSGNNPNHTSASALILNQNNDPSEDSNKRESARINNDSKDSSSNAIHHRPLQPLTKSKELDGYVGFANLPNQVYRKAVKKGFDFTIMVVGRSGLGKSTFINSMFLADIYSAEYPGPSLRVKKTVAVETTKVLLKENGVNLTLTVVDTPGFGDAIDNSNCWVPVIEYIESKYEEFLNAESRVTRRQIPDSRVHCCLYFIAPSGHDLTPLDVEFMQRLHDKVNIIPVIAKADTMTPDERAYFKKKILNEIAQHKIKIYEFPEEEYEEDSKFDKVLRDRVPFAVVGANTVVEHDGKKVRGRNYPWGIAEVENLDHCDFIALRDMIIRTHLQDLQDVTNNIHYENFRCRTLAGLGVDGKPTKISNNLCPPGVMNSFMTVWNPLAQLEEEKREHDNKMKKMEIEMEQVFEMKVREKKQKLKDSEADLQRRHEQMRRSLEQQVRELEEKRRAFEAEKLAWEQQTGHSIEELRRRSLEANSKDRFFRFYKRTGSVSSEGSGGGGGTLRGSRGIGSLLRRHTSFKSPQESPTQIQLVIQHPD, encoded by the exons ATGGAGCAGTCAGATATACgctcatataatataaactcTAAAAGCGACGAGACACGTCCTCGTCGTTCAACGGGCTCTTCTCGTCCTTGGCATATATCTTATTGGTCTCGAGCTTTTCGAAGGTTCCGAAGGATTCAG ATACAGGCGAAGCGCGAGCTGTTCTTCAAAGGCGACAGCACGGGCATAATCTCATCGCCTTCGGTGCCCTCAGTTCCACCACCTCAACCACCAGGCCAGGCGTCGTCATCAGCATCATCTTTGACGACTACGAGTGGCAATACAACGACTAGCATCAGTACGACGACAACTAACAACAGCAGTGGCACAACGAATCTTGTTAATTCAACTAGTTCGAACGTCAAcagtagcaataacaataataacaacaataacaacaacagcagtACATCGGTCCAATCGACATCTTCCATatcctcctcatcctcgtcTTCTTTGAGCACGACGGCAAGCATTTACACTGGTGGTGTTAACGCAAGTCATGCGAGTCATGCGACGAGCTCTTCTATACCGCCAACGGCGAAGATGCGTTTGCCTCTCTCATCCTCCTCGACCTCCACCTccacatcgtcgtcgtcgtccacgACAACCTCAGGCAACAATCCTAATCATACCTCGGCCTCGGCCCTGATACTCAATCAGAACAATGATCCTTCCGAGGATAGCAACAAAAGAGAATCGGCAAGAATCAACAACGATTCTAAGGATTCATCATCTAACGCCATACATCATCGGCCGCTTCAACCGTTAACAAAGTCGAAGGAACTTGATGGTTACGTTGGCTTCGCCAATTTACCTAACCAGGTCTATAGGAAGGCCGTTAAGAAGGGATTTGACTTTACCATTATGGTTGTTG GTCGATCCGGACTAGGAAAATCAACTTTTATAAACTCCATGTTTTTGGCCGACATATACAGCGCGGAATATCCAGGACCTAGCCTCAGGGTAAAGAAAACAGTAGCTGTAGAAACGACCAAAGTGTTGCTGAAAGAAAATGGGGTAAATCTTACATTGACAGTGGTCGATACGCCTGGATTTGGCGATGCGATCGACAATAGTAATTG TTGGGTTCCAGTTATAGAATACATTGAGTCGAAATACGAGGAGTTCCTGAATGCCGAGTCTCGCGTAACGAGACGGCAAATACCCGACAGTCGAGTACACTGTTGTCTTTATTTCATCGCGCCCTCGGGTCACGACCTGACGCCGCTCGATGTTGAGTTCATGCAGCGCCTTCACGACAAAGTCAATATAATACCTGTTATTGCGAAGGCCGATACGATGACTCCTGACGAGCGTgcttattttaaaaaaaaa atattaaatgaaattgctCAACACAAAATCAAAATCTATGAATTCCCAGAAGAGGAATATGAAGAGGATAGTAAGTTCGATAAAGTTTTAAGGGATAGAGTCCCATTCGCTGTTGTTGGGGCGAATACTGTAGTCGAACACGATGGAAAGAAAGTACGTGGAAGAAATTATCCATGGGGTATTGCTgaag ttgaGAATCTAGACCATTGCGACTTCATAGCCCTACGAGATATGATCATTCGAACGCATCTGCAAGATTTACAAGatgttacaaataatatacattatgaGAACTTCCGGTGTCGGACTTTGGCCGGTCTTGGTGTAGATGGAAAACCGACTAAAATTTCCAATAA TTTGTGCCCACCAGGAGTGATGAACAGTTTCATGACAGTGTG gaaTCCTTTGGCTCAAttggaggaagagaaaagagaacacgataataaaatgaagaagatgGAAATTGAAATGGAACAAGTATTCGAAATGAAAGTTCgtgaaaagaaacagaaacttAAAGATTCAGAGGCCGAT TTACAGAGACGGCATGAACAAATGCGGCGCTCTTTAGAACAACAAGTTCGCGAgttagaagagaaaagacgTGCATTTGAAGCAGAAAAATTAGCATGGGAACAACAGACCGGTCACAGTATTGAAGAATTACGTAGACGCAGTTTAGAAGCCAACTCAAAAGA CAGATTTTTCCGATTTTACAAAAG G
- the LOC124423074 gene encoding septin-7-like isoform X9 has product MQRSAIQAKRELFFKGDSTGIISSPSVPSVPPPQPPGQASSSASSLTTTSGNTTTSISTTTTNNSSGTTNLVNSTSSNVNSSNNNNNNNNNNSSTSVQSTSSISSSSSSSLSTTASIYTGGVNASHASHATSSSIPPTAKMRLPLSSSSTSTSTSSSSSTTTSGNNPNHTSASALILNQNNDPSEDSNKRESARINNDSKDSSSNAIHHRPLQPLTKSKELDGYVGFANLPNQVYRKAVKKGFDFTIMVVGRSGLGKSTFINSMFLADIYSAEYPGPSLRVKKTVAVETTKVLLKENGVNLTLTVVDTPGFGDAIDNSNCWVPVIEYIESKYEEFLNAESRVTRRQIPDSRVHCCLYFIAPSGHDLTPLDVEFMQRLHDKVNIIPVIAKADTMTPDERAYFKKKILNEIAQHKIKIYEFPEEEYEEDSKFDKVLRDRVPFAVVGANTVVEHDGKKVRGRNYPWGIAEVENLDHCDFIALRDMIIRTHLQDLQDVTNNIHYENFRCRTLAGLGVDGKPTKISNNLCPPGVMNSFMTVWNPLAQLEEEKREHDNKMKKMEIEMEQVFEMKVREKKQKLKDSEADLQRRHEQMRRSLEQQVRELEEKRRAFEAEKLAWEQQTGHSIEELRRRSLEANSKDRFFRFYKRTGSVSSEGSGGGGGTLRGSRGIGSLLRRHTSFKSPQESPTQIQLVIQHPD; this is encoded by the exons ATACAGGCGAAGCGCGAGCTGTTCTTCAAAGGCGACAGCACGGGCATAATCTCATCGCCTTCGGTGCCCTCAGTTCCACCACCTCAACCACCAGGCCAGGCGTCGTCATCAGCATCATCTTTGACGACTACGAGTGGCAATACAACGACTAGCATCAGTACGACGACAACTAACAACAGCAGTGGCACAACGAATCTTGTTAATTCAACTAGTTCGAACGTCAAcagtagcaataacaataataacaacaataacaacaacagcagtACATCGGTCCAATCGACATCTTCCATatcctcctcatcctcgtcTTCTTTGAGCACGACGGCAAGCATTTACACTGGTGGTGTTAACGCAAGTCATGCGAGTCATGCGACGAGCTCTTCTATACCGCCAACGGCGAAGATGCGTTTGCCTCTCTCATCCTCCTCGACCTCCACCTccacatcgtcgtcgtcgtccacgACAACCTCAGGCAACAATCCTAATCATACCTCGGCCTCGGCCCTGATACTCAATCAGAACAATGATCCTTCCGAGGATAGCAACAAAAGAGAATCGGCAAGAATCAACAACGATTCTAAGGATTCATCATCTAACGCCATACATCATCGGCCGCTTCAACCGTTAACAAAGTCGAAGGAACTTGATGGTTACGTTGGCTTCGCCAATTTACCTAACCAGGTCTATAGGAAGGCCGTTAAGAAGGGATTTGACTTTACCATTATGGTTGTTG GTCGATCCGGACTAGGAAAATCAACTTTTATAAACTCCATGTTTTTGGCCGACATATACAGCGCGGAATATCCAGGACCTAGCCTCAGGGTAAAGAAAACAGTAGCTGTAGAAACGACCAAAGTGTTGCTGAAAGAAAATGGGGTAAATCTTACATTGACAGTGGTCGATACGCCTGGATTTGGCGATGCGATCGACAATAGTAATTG TTGGGTTCCAGTTATAGAATACATTGAGTCGAAATACGAGGAGTTCCTGAATGCCGAGTCTCGCGTAACGAGACGGCAAATACCCGACAGTCGAGTACACTGTTGTCTTTATTTCATCGCGCCCTCGGGTCACGACCTGACGCCGCTCGATGTTGAGTTCATGCAGCGCCTTCACGACAAAGTCAATATAATACCTGTTATTGCGAAGGCCGATACGATGACTCCTGACGAGCGTgcttattttaaaaaaaaa atattaaatgaaattgctCAACACAAAATCAAAATCTATGAATTCCCAGAAGAGGAATATGAAGAGGATAGTAAGTTCGATAAAGTTTTAAGGGATAGAGTCCCATTCGCTGTTGTTGGGGCGAATACTGTAGTCGAACACGATGGAAAGAAAGTACGTGGAAGAAATTATCCATGGGGTATTGCTgaag ttgaGAATCTAGACCATTGCGACTTCATAGCCCTACGAGATATGATCATTCGAACGCATCTGCAAGATTTACAAGatgttacaaataatatacattatgaGAACTTCCGGTGTCGGACTTTGGCCGGTCTTGGTGTAGATGGAAAACCGACTAAAATTTCCAATAA TTTGTGCCCACCAGGAGTGATGAACAGTTTCATGACAGTGTG gaaTCCTTTGGCTCAAttggaggaagagaaaagagaacacgataataaaatgaagaagatgGAAATTGAAATGGAACAAGTATTCGAAATGAAAGTTCgtgaaaagaaacagaaacttAAAGATTCAGAGGCCGAT TTACAGAGACGGCATGAACAAATGCGGCGCTCTTTAGAACAACAAGTTCGCGAgttagaagagaaaagacgTGCATTTGAAGCAGAAAAATTAGCATGGGAACAACAGACCGGTCACAGTATTGAAGAATTACGTAGACGCAGTTTAGAAGCCAACTCAAAAGA CAGATTTTTCCGATTTTACAAAAG G